A stretch of Myxococcus hansupus DNA encodes these proteins:
- the lptM gene encoding LPS translocon maturation chaperone LptM: MRATLAPLCVAASLSLTLVACGIKGPPRPPGPPPAPATETQPPPTATERGPLEPSGPTLTPRPEGSGVQTPLTPSESPASEDAGVP, encoded by the coding sequence ATGCGCGCCACCCTCGCTCCCCTGTGTGTGGCCGCCAGCCTGTCGTTGACGCTGGTGGCCTGTGGCATCAAGGGCCCGCCCCGTCCTCCAGGTCCGCCGCCCGCGCCGGCCACGGAGACGCAGCCGCCGCCCACGGCCACGGAGCGGGGGCCCCTGGAGCCGTCGGGGCCGACCCTGACGCCCAGGCCGGAAGGCAGCGGGGTGCAGACGCCCCTCACGCCGTCGGAGTCCCCCGCGTCCGAGGACGCCGGAGTCCCGTGA
- a CDS encoding TIGR04551 family protein — MSHALLAALLVASSTATAQTPVPEGSPPAPAEAAPAESAPTAPVESAPVPSLRDAVSRDDLAALKEELREEIRAEAAKQSIGATDTWAEEFPEEKRKLEVFTLDGYFRVRPTLFYKFDLGKQPGRELFPRSPRSAQENTQSFATMRALLEPTFNISEQVALKMEVLGLDNFVMGAMPDTLLPGNTRNIFNIFSESQDPLADALQHSIKLRRAYGEVKTPVGILRFGRMGSQWGLGMLRNDGTCFDCDFGDTVDRIQFVTNPFEGWYVTPMVDFNAEGVIDNRGTVGEPVDLTQADDAHSWVLAIARRDTDQVIRSKLDNNQGVLQYGLHFTFRQQKWEYDGSTTNGPGTGFIPRDASLYVPDFWLKYEEKNWRLEFEVAAQLGRIGNRALDVGAINDPTLNQSLTVAQFGGVAQGELRLLNQKLSLNMELGFASGDKAPGFGNQPGRPGSGPNGQTAPGDFEGPQYNCGTGGCSDNAIRNFRFNRDYRIDLILWRELLVGVTDAIYVRPSAKYTITDGFDIYGRVIYSQAVYAESTPSFTNKALGVEVNVGADYKTEDGFIAGVAYGILFPMSGLQEFAVTNRSDLDTPQTIRAWFGMQF, encoded by the coding sequence ATGTCTCACGCCCTGCTGGCGGCGCTGCTCGTCGCTTCTTCCACGGCCACCGCCCAGACGCCGGTGCCGGAGGGTAGCCCGCCCGCGCCAGCGGAAGCCGCACCCGCGGAGTCCGCCCCCACCGCGCCGGTGGAGAGCGCGCCCGTGCCCTCCCTTCGCGATGCCGTCAGCCGGGATGACCTGGCGGCGCTGAAGGAGGAGCTGCGCGAGGAGATTCGCGCCGAGGCCGCGAAGCAGTCCATTGGCGCGACGGACACGTGGGCCGAGGAGTTCCCGGAGGAGAAGCGCAAGCTCGAGGTCTTCACGCTCGACGGCTACTTCCGCGTCCGCCCCACGCTCTTCTACAAGTTCGACCTGGGCAAGCAGCCTGGCCGCGAGCTCTTCCCGCGCTCGCCCCGCAGCGCGCAGGAGAACACGCAGTCCTTCGCCACCATGCGCGCGCTCCTGGAGCCCACCTTCAACATCTCCGAGCAGGTGGCGTTGAAGATGGAGGTGCTCGGCCTGGACAACTTCGTGATGGGCGCCATGCCCGACACGCTGCTGCCCGGCAACACGCGCAACATCTTCAACATCTTCTCCGAGAGCCAGGACCCGCTCGCGGACGCGCTCCAGCACTCCATCAAGCTGCGCCGCGCCTACGGTGAAGTGAAGACGCCGGTGGGCATCCTGCGCTTCGGCCGCATGGGCAGCCAGTGGGGTCTGGGCATGCTGCGCAACGACGGCACCTGCTTCGACTGCGACTTCGGCGACACCGTGGACCGCATCCAGTTCGTCACCAACCCCTTCGAGGGCTGGTACGTGACGCCGATGGTGGACTTCAACGCGGAGGGCGTCATCGACAACCGCGGCACGGTGGGTGAGCCCGTCGACCTGACCCAGGCCGACGACGCGCATAGCTGGGTGCTGGCCATTGCCCGCCGTGACACCGACCAGGTCATCCGCTCCAAGCTGGACAACAACCAGGGCGTGCTCCAGTACGGCCTGCACTTCACCTTCCGGCAGCAGAAGTGGGAGTACGACGGCTCCACCACCAACGGGCCGGGCACGGGCTTCATCCCGCGCGACGCCTCGCTGTACGTGCCGGACTTCTGGCTGAAGTACGAGGAGAAGAACTGGCGCCTGGAGTTCGAGGTCGCCGCCCAGTTGGGCCGCATCGGCAACCGCGCGCTGGACGTGGGCGCCATCAACGACCCCACGCTGAACCAGAGCCTCACCGTGGCTCAGTTCGGCGGCGTGGCGCAGGGTGAGCTGCGGCTGCTGAACCAGAAGCTGTCGCTGAACATGGAGTTGGGCTTCGCCTCCGGTGACAAGGCGCCGGGCTTCGGCAACCAGCCGGGCCGCCCGGGCTCGGGCCCCAACGGCCAGACGGCTCCGGGGGACTTCGAGGGTCCGCAGTACAACTGCGGCACGGGCGGTTGCAGCGACAACGCCATCCGCAACTTCCGCTTCAACCGCGACTACCGCATCGACCTCATCCTGTGGCGCGAGCTGCTGGTGGGCGTGACGGACGCCATCTACGTGCGCCCGTCGGCCAAGTACACCATCACGGACGGGTTCGACATCTACGGCCGCGTCATCTACTCGCAGGCCGTGTACGCGGAGTCCACGCCGTCCTTCACGAACAAGGCGCTGGGCGTGGAGGTGAACGTGGGCGCGGACTACAAGACGGAGGACGGGTTCATCGCGGGTGTCGCCTACGGCATCCTGTTCCCGATGAGCGGTCTGCAGGAGTTCGCGGTGACCAACCGCAGCGACCTCGACACGCCGCAGACCATCCGCGCCTGGTTTGGCATGCAGTTCTAG
- a CDS encoding fumarylacetoacetate hydrolase family protein: protein MTTARYCRFLHEGRAHHGRVEGSEVVVLTGAPWAAGSKETGIHRSLSSLTLLVPSDASKVVCIGQNYRKHAEEMGKPVPPEPLIFTKPSTALNGTRSPIRIPKASQEVHYEAELALVIGEKLKNADESTAARAIWGLTCFNDVTARDVQRREIQHTRAKGYDTFACAGPWAVTGLSPDDLRIVCRVNGEVRQDSRTSDMIFSPARLVSFISHIMTLLPGDIISTGTPSGVGKLSAGDTVEVELEGIGTLVNPVELEP, encoded by the coding sequence ATGACGACCGCGCGCTACTGCCGCTTCCTGCACGAGGGCCGCGCCCACCACGGGCGCGTGGAGGGCTCCGAGGTGGTGGTCCTCACCGGCGCGCCGTGGGCCGCCGGCTCGAAGGAGACGGGCATCCACCGCTCGTTGTCCTCGCTGACGCTGCTGGTGCCGTCGGACGCGTCCAAGGTGGTCTGCATCGGGCAGAACTACCGCAAGCACGCGGAGGAGATGGGCAAGCCGGTGCCGCCCGAGCCGCTCATCTTCACCAAGCCCTCCACGGCGCTCAACGGCACGCGCTCGCCCATCCGCATCCCCAAGGCGAGCCAGGAAGTGCACTACGAGGCGGAGCTGGCGCTCGTCATTGGCGAGAAGCTGAAGAACGCCGACGAGTCCACCGCCGCGCGCGCCATCTGGGGCCTCACCTGCTTCAACGACGTGACGGCGCGGGACGTCCAGCGGCGCGAGATTCAGCACACCCGCGCCAAGGGCTACGACACCTTCGCGTGCGCCGGGCCGTGGGCGGTGACGGGCCTGTCCCCGGACGACCTCCGGATTGTGTGCCGGGTGAATGGGGAGGTGCGCCAGGACAGCCGCACGTCCGACATGATTTTCAGCCCCGCGCGCCTGGTGTCGTTCATCTCCCACATCATGACGCTGCTGCCCGGGGACATCATCAGCACCGGGACGCCGTCCGGGGTGGGGAAGCTGTCGGCTGGGGACACGGTGGAGGTGGAGCTGGAGGGAATCGGAACCCTGGTGAACCCTGTTGAGCTGGAGCCGTGA
- the fsa gene encoding fructose-6-phosphate aldolase: MKFFIDSADVEEIRKAHAMGCVDGVTTNPSLLAKVGRGLDETIREICSIVDGPISAECVSLEADDLIKEGRTLAKIHDNVVVKIPMGVEGMKATKALTAEGIRTNVTLCFSANQALLCAKAGATYVSPFVGRLDDISQDGMELISHILEIYRNYEQFNTQVLVASVRNPVHVLQAARLGADVATLPYNVITQLANHPLTDSGIKKFLADWEKVPKAAK, from the coding sequence ATGAAGTTCTTCATCGACAGCGCCGACGTGGAGGAGATTCGCAAGGCCCACGCCATGGGCTGCGTGGACGGAGTGACGACCAACCCGTCCCTGCTCGCCAAGGTGGGCCGGGGCCTGGATGAGACCATCCGCGAAATCTGTAGCATCGTGGACGGCCCCATCAGCGCCGAATGTGTGTCCCTGGAGGCGGATGACCTCATCAAGGAGGGCCGCACCCTGGCGAAGATTCACGACAACGTCGTGGTCAAGATTCCCATGGGCGTGGAGGGCATGAAGGCCACCAAGGCGCTCACCGCCGAGGGCATCCGCACCAACGTCACCCTGTGCTTCTCCGCCAACCAGGCCCTGCTGTGCGCGAAGGCCGGCGCCACCTACGTGTCGCCCTTCGTGGGCCGCCTGGATGACATCTCCCAGGACGGCATGGAGCTCATCTCCCACATCCTGGAAATCTACCGGAACTACGAGCAGTTCAACACGCAGGTGCTGGTGGCCAGCGTGCGCAACCCCGTGCACGTGCTCCAGGCCGCGCGCCTGGGCGCGGACGTGGCCACGCTGCCGTACAACGTCATCACCCAGCTCGCCAACCACCCGCTCACCGACTCCGGCATCAAGAAGTTCCTGGCGGACTGGGAGAAGGTCCCCAAGGCGGCCAAGTAA
- a CDS encoding tetratricopeptide repeat protein, which yields MNLSLALATAALLSAEPSSTLPAGHPVIPPGTQASPARPGAAMPEGHPPTEGVAPSINPEQLPPGHPPMSGTGRAPPSADELLRQLDSTEGLADREKTFEIAASLGRLYYVNGRNTEALTYLQQALSRARPTRELFLAQRKKLGKAAMPTAEAAGCGFTVNMPVEEMGAVAQTRAQKGDAAGAAACSRAALAPVLDVAVMQANAHYLSNDSAKALAAYDAVLEVEPRHEDALYSRAALLFETKGDDVAALKEAGAGFEALVAAHPDSYRASMAKRMAGLVEETVRAGGRKKLVASRAEDRRIRLSQAPTAAAPDAPRPLSQDMVDAVKNTERTPELEQGLAKLVEEGEALLAKGNYQEALANYTRVVPFQPENGRAKAGMAWALVGLERPMAARVWGVAVQSDPLSVEKLGDTLKAKGDEKGAKALWAKLAADAPEYPNKASLQEKLGK from the coding sequence ATGAACCTGTCCCTTGCCCTGGCCACCGCGGCGCTGCTGAGCGCGGAACCCTCCTCGACGCTCCCCGCTGGCCATCCGGTCATCCCTCCGGGGACGCAGGCCTCGCCCGCCCGGCCGGGGGCCGCCATGCCCGAGGGCCACCCGCCGACCGAGGGCGTGGCCCCCAGCATCAACCCGGAGCAGCTCCCGCCGGGCCACCCGCCCATGTCGGGCACGGGCCGGGCGCCGCCGTCCGCGGACGAGCTGCTGCGCCAGCTCGATTCGACCGAGGGGCTGGCGGACCGGGAGAAGACGTTCGAGATCGCCGCGTCGCTGGGGCGCCTCTACTACGTCAACGGCCGCAACACGGAGGCGCTCACGTATCTCCAGCAGGCGCTGTCGCGCGCCAGGCCCACGCGCGAGCTGTTCCTGGCGCAGCGCAAGAAGCTGGGCAAGGCCGCCATGCCCACCGCGGAGGCCGCGGGGTGTGGCTTCACCGTGAACATGCCGGTGGAGGAGATGGGCGCGGTCGCCCAGACGCGCGCGCAGAAGGGTGACGCCGCGGGCGCCGCTGCTTGTTCTCGCGCCGCGCTGGCGCCCGTGCTGGACGTGGCGGTGATGCAGGCCAACGCGCACTACCTGTCCAACGACAGCGCCAAGGCGCTGGCCGCCTACGACGCCGTGCTGGAGGTGGAGCCCCGGCACGAGGACGCCCTGTATTCGCGCGCGGCGCTGCTCTTCGAGACGAAGGGCGACGACGTCGCGGCGCTGAAGGAGGCGGGCGCGGGCTTCGAGGCGCTGGTGGCCGCGCACCCGGATTCGTATCGCGCGTCCATGGCGAAGCGGATGGCGGGGCTGGTGGAGGAGACGGTGAGGGCGGGGGGCCGCAAGAAGCTGGTGGCGTCGCGCGCCGAGGACCGCCGCATCCGCTTGTCGCAGGCGCCCACCGCCGCCGCGCCGGACGCGCCCCGTCCGCTGTCGCAGGACATGGTGGACGCGGTGAAGAACACCGAGCGCACGCCGGAGCTGGAGCAGGGCCTGGCGAAGCTGGTGGAGGAGGGCGAGGCGCTCCTGGCGAAGGGGAACTACCAGGAGGCGCTCGCCAACTACACGCGCGTGGTGCCCTTCCAGCCGGAGAATGGTCGCGCGAAGGCGGGCATGGCCTGGGCCCTGGTGGGCCTGGAGCGCCCCATGGCCGCGCGCGTGTGGGGCGTGGCCGTGCAGTCCGACCCGCTCTCCGTGGAGAAGCTGGGCGACACCTTGAAGGCCAAGGGGGACGAGAAGGGCGCGAAGGCGCTCTGGGCGAAGCTCGCCGCCGACGCGCCGGAGTACCCCAACAAGGCCAGCCTCCAGGAGAAGCTGGGGAAGTAG
- a CDS encoding acyl-CoA dehydrogenase family protein, with amino-acid sequence MEFQLTDAQRALQDAARKFAREVIRPKAAHYDETATFPRDLLTAAWELGLLNMAIPAEYGGVGLSHLEQVIVAEELSWGCAGVATSIIANDLANLPIILHATDEQKKRLLGHFAEKVKFSSFCLTEPEAGSDVANMQTTARREGDHYVLNGAKCFITNGGHAEQYTVFATMDKSKKHKGITCFVVEGRPEGLTVSKHENKMGQRASDTVSLTFEDVRVPVENRIGEEGQGFAIAMATLDNSRPLTAMFSVGIARAALEHSMEYASQRRTFGKPIIEHQAVQFMIAEMGMNTHAARMLTYESAWLLDEGKRNTLQSSYAKCFAADMAMKVATDAVQVYGGYGYIKEYPVEKLMRDAKLIQVYEGTSQVQRLVIARELFK; translated from the coding sequence ATGGAATTCCAGCTCACCGACGCCCAGCGCGCGCTGCAGGACGCGGCTCGCAAGTTCGCCCGTGAAGTGATTCGCCCCAAGGCCGCTCATTACGATGAGACGGCCACGTTCCCTCGTGACCTGCTGACCGCGGCGTGGGAGCTGGGCCTGCTCAACATGGCCATCCCCGCCGAGTACGGCGGCGTGGGCCTCTCCCACCTGGAGCAGGTCATCGTCGCCGAGGAGCTGAGCTGGGGCTGCGCGGGTGTGGCGACGTCCATCATCGCCAACGACCTGGCCAACCTCCCCATCATCCTCCACGCGACGGACGAGCAGAAGAAGCGCCTGCTGGGGCACTTCGCGGAGAAGGTGAAGTTCTCCTCCTTCTGTCTCACGGAGCCGGAGGCGGGCAGCGACGTGGCCAACATGCAGACCACGGCGCGGCGCGAGGGCGACCACTACGTCCTCAACGGCGCCAAGTGCTTCATCACCAATGGAGGCCACGCCGAGCAGTACACGGTGTTCGCCACCATGGATAAGTCCAAGAAGCACAAGGGCATCACCTGCTTCGTGGTGGAGGGCCGTCCGGAAGGCCTCACCGTCAGCAAGCACGAGAACAAGATGGGCCAGCGCGCCAGCGACACCGTGTCGCTGACGTTCGAGGACGTCCGCGTCCCGGTGGAGAACCGCATTGGCGAAGAGGGACAGGGCTTCGCCATCGCCATGGCCACGCTGGACAACAGCCGTCCGTTGACGGCGATGTTCTCGGTGGGCATCGCCCGGGCCGCGCTGGAGCACTCCATGGAGTACGCCAGCCAGCGCCGCACCTTCGGCAAGCCCATCATCGAGCACCAGGCCGTCCAGTTCATGATCGCGGAGATGGGCATGAACACCCACGCGGCCCGCATGCTCACCTACGAGAGCGCGTGGCTGCTGGACGAGGGCAAGCGCAACACCCTCCAGTCCAGCTACGCCAAGTGCTTCGCGGCCGACATGGCCATGAAGGTCGCCACCGACGCGGTGCAGGTCTACGGCGGCTACGGCTACATCAAGGAGTACCCCGTGGAGAAGCTGATGCGCGACGCCAAGCTCATCCAGGTCTACGAGGGCACCAGCCAGGTCCAGCGGCTCGTCATCGCGCGGGAACTGTTCAAGTAG
- the dapA gene encoding 4-hydroxy-tetrahydrodipicolinate synthase, protein MKTFEGSMTALATPFRNGALDEPAYRALVRQQIEGGTSVLVPMGTTGEAVTMTADERARAVKVVVEEAKGRVTVVGGAGSNSTAETIEGVRRVREAGADGTLIVTPYYNKPTQAGLVEHYRAVAQAHPGFPIIAYNVPGRTGVDLLPDTVLRLCDIPEVVALKEATGSMSRAIDILEKCGDRMTLLSGDDFTVLPFIACGGKGVISVSSNVAPRMMADLVAAARKGDIAVARDLQVRMNELHRLLFIESSPSPVKWGLHIMGLFGPEVRLPLMQMTEPNAAKLRDSMRQLGLLKG, encoded by the coding sequence ATGAAGACCTTCGAAGGCTCCATGACGGCCCTGGCCACTCCGTTCCGCAACGGAGCGCTCGACGAGCCCGCATACCGGGCACTGGTCCGTCAGCAGATTGAAGGTGGCACGAGCGTGCTGGTGCCCATGGGCACCACCGGCGAGGCCGTCACCATGACGGCGGACGAGCGCGCGCGCGCCGTGAAGGTCGTGGTGGAGGAGGCGAAGGGCCGCGTGACGGTGGTGGGCGGCGCCGGCTCCAACAGCACGGCGGAGACCATCGAAGGCGTCCGCCGGGTGCGCGAGGCGGGCGCGGATGGCACGCTCATCGTCACGCCCTACTACAACAAGCCCACGCAGGCGGGCCTGGTGGAGCACTACCGCGCGGTGGCCCAGGCGCACCCGGGCTTCCCCATCATCGCCTACAACGTCCCGGGCCGGACGGGCGTGGACCTGCTGCCCGACACGGTGCTGCGGCTGTGTGACATCCCCGAGGTGGTGGCCCTCAAGGAGGCCACCGGCAGCATGTCGCGGGCCATCGACATCCTGGAGAAGTGTGGCGACCGGATGACGCTGCTGTCCGGTGACGACTTCACCGTGCTGCCCTTCATCGCCTGCGGCGGCAAGGGTGTCATCTCCGTGTCGTCCAACGTGGCGCCGCGGATGATGGCGGACCTGGTGGCGGCGGCGCGCAAGGGTGACATCGCGGTGGCGCGCGACCTCCAGGTGCGGATGAACGAGCTGCACCGGCTGCTCTTCATCGAGTCCAGCCCCTCGCCCGTGAAGTGGGGCCTGCACATCATGGGATTGTTTGGGCCCGAAGTGCGGTTGCCCCTGATGCAGATGACCGAGCCCAACGCCGCGAAGCTGCGCGACAGCATGCGCCAGCTCGGGTTGCTCAAGGGCTGA
- the folK gene encoding 2-amino-4-hydroxy-6-hydroxymethyldihydropteridine diphosphokinase, protein MSDTVYVGLGSNEGERENHLVAALSALSRIDAVAVLHCSSLFDSAPVGPPQPRFLNAVVALECGLPPQRLLCILQQIEKDLGRRRDVRWGPRTIDLDILFWEGQVVADPTLQVPHLELHKRRFALEPLAELAPHLRHPVLGMSVKELLGKLAPQDVRRSEATWWPEASYSSNDT, encoded by the coding sequence GTGAGCGATACCGTCTACGTCGGATTGGGTTCGAACGAGGGGGAGCGCGAGAACCACCTCGTCGCCGCCCTGTCCGCGCTGTCCCGCATCGATGCGGTGGCGGTGCTCCACTGCTCGTCGTTGTTCGACAGCGCCCCCGTGGGGCCGCCGCAGCCGCGCTTCCTCAACGCGGTGGTGGCCCTGGAGTGTGGCCTGCCGCCGCAGCGGCTGCTCTGCATCCTCCAGCAGATTGAGAAGGACCTGGGCCGCCGCCGCGACGTGCGCTGGGGCCCGCGGACCATCGACCTGGACATCCTCTTCTGGGAGGGACAGGTGGTGGCGGACCCCACGCTCCAGGTGCCCCACCTGGAGCTGCACAAGCGCCGCTTCGCCCTGGAGCCGCTCGCGGAACTGGCGCCGCACCTGCGTCATCCGGTACTGGGGATGTCGGTGAAGGAGCTCCTCGGGAAACTCGCCCCGCAGGATGTTCGCAGGAGCGAGGCCACGTGGTGGCCGGAAGCGAGCTACTCGAGCAACGACACATGA
- the dapB gene encoding 4-hydroxy-tetrahydrodipicolinate reductase, which translates to MIRTVITGITGRMGSTLLRLARDSGDLRVVGGTARPGSPSVGQDAGVATRLGPVGVQVVDSLERALDASPADVVIDFTSAELSVAHAKVCAARGVALVVGSTGFTPEASEALAQSAKEVPIVAAPNMSVGVNLVIRMAAELARVLGPGFDVEVLEAHHRMKKDAPSGTALRLADVLAEALGRTQDDLAFARHGQIGARPAREIGVQTLRGGDVVGEHTVYFFGEGERIELTHRATNRDQFAAGALRAARWVAGRAPGLHDMADVLGFQRTA; encoded by the coding sequence ATGATTCGCACCGTCATCACCGGTATCACCGGCCGCATGGGCAGCACGTTGCTTCGCCTGGCGCGCGACTCGGGAGACCTGCGGGTGGTGGGCGGCACGGCGCGTCCGGGCAGCCCCTCGGTGGGCCAGGACGCCGGGGTGGCCACGCGGCTGGGCCCCGTGGGCGTGCAGGTGGTGGACAGCCTGGAGCGAGCGCTGGACGCCTCGCCCGCGGATGTTGTCATCGACTTCACCAGCGCCGAGCTGAGCGTGGCCCACGCGAAGGTGTGCGCCGCGCGCGGCGTGGCCCTGGTCGTGGGCTCCACCGGCTTCACGCCGGAGGCGTCCGAGGCGCTGGCCCAGAGCGCGAAGGAGGTGCCCATCGTCGCCGCGCCGAACATGTCGGTGGGCGTCAACCTGGTCATCCGCATGGCCGCGGAGCTGGCGCGGGTGCTGGGGCCGGGCTTCGACGTGGAGGTGCTGGAGGCGCACCACCGCATGAAGAAGGACGCGCCCAGCGGCACCGCGCTGCGGCTGGCGGACGTGCTGGCGGAGGCGCTGGGCCGCACCCAGGATGATTTGGCCTTCGCCCGGCATGGGCAGATTGGCGCGCGTCCGGCGCGCGAGATTGGTGTGCAGACGCTCCGGGGCGGCGACGTGGTGGGCGAGCACACCGTGTACTTCTTCGGCGAGGGCGAGCGCATCGAGCTCACGCACCGAGCCACCAACCGAGACCAGTTCGCCGCGGGCGCGTTGAGGGCCGCGCGCTGGGTGGCGGGGCGCGCGCCTGGGCTCCACGACATGGCCGACGTGCTCGGCTTCCAGAGGACCGCATGA
- the lysA gene encoding diaminopimelate decarboxylase, producing MNHFSYRKGVLHAEDVPLAAIAESVGTPTYVYSTATLTRHVRVVTEAFGDRPHLICYSVKANSNLAILRLIADQGGGFDIVSGGELARVRHAGGDVAKTVFAGVGKTQEEMEAALSAGILLFNVESAEELEALDAVGRRLGRRAPFALRVNPDVDARTHRYISTGLKTSKFGVPFEEAVALYARAKKMKGLVATGLDCHIGSQLTQTAPMRAALSKVAGLYTALKAQGHPLAYLDVGGGLGITYSDETPPSPDEYARTVLAAAGATGATLILEPGRALVGNAGVLLTRVLYRKKTPARHFVVVDAGMNDLLRPALYEAHHGLQPLVKRRGKAVEVDVVGPVCESTDVLAKARPLVLPQAGELFAFMSAGAYGMSMSSTYNSRPRPAEVLVDGAAWRVVRERERVEDLWRGERA from the coding sequence GTGAACCACTTCAGCTATCGCAAGGGTGTGCTCCACGCGGAGGATGTGCCGCTCGCGGCCATCGCCGAGTCCGTGGGCACGCCGACCTACGTCTACTCCACCGCCACGCTCACCCGGCACGTCCGGGTGGTGACGGAGGCCTTCGGAGACCGGCCGCACCTCATCTGCTACTCGGTGAAGGCCAACTCGAACCTCGCCATCCTCCGGCTCATCGCCGACCAGGGCGGTGGGTTCGACATCGTCTCGGGCGGAGAGCTGGCCCGCGTCCGGCACGCCGGGGGCGACGTCGCCAAGACGGTGTTCGCGGGCGTGGGCAAGACGCAGGAGGAGATGGAGGCGGCGCTGTCCGCGGGCATCCTCCTCTTCAACGTGGAGAGCGCCGAGGAGTTGGAGGCCCTGGATGCGGTGGGCCGCCGCCTGGGCCGCCGCGCGCCGTTCGCGCTGCGCGTGAATCCGGACGTGGATGCGCGCACGCACCGCTACATCTCCACCGGCCTGAAGACGTCCAAGTTCGGCGTGCCCTTCGAGGAGGCCGTCGCCCTGTACGCGCGGGCGAAGAAGATGAAGGGCCTGGTGGCCACGGGGCTGGATTGTCACATCGGCTCACAGCTCACCCAGACGGCGCCCATGCGCGCGGCCCTGTCGAAGGTCGCCGGGCTGTACACGGCGCTGAAGGCGCAGGGGCACCCGCTGGCGTACCTGGACGTGGGCGGCGGGCTGGGCATCACCTACTCGGACGAGACGCCGCCGTCGCCGGACGAGTACGCACGCACCGTGCTGGCCGCCGCGGGGGCCACGGGCGCCACGCTCATCCTGGAGCCGGGGCGGGCGCTGGTGGGCAACGCGGGCGTGCTGCTCACGCGCGTGCTGTACCGGAAGAAGACGCCCGCGCGGCACTTCGTCGTGGTGGACGCGGGCATGAATGACTTGCTGCGCCCCGCGCTCTACGAGGCCCACCATGGTCTCCAGCCGCTGGTGAAGCGGCGGGGCAAGGCGGTGGAGGTGGACGTCGTGGGGCCGGTGTGTGAGTCCACCGACGTGCTGGCGAAGGCCCGGCCCCTGGTGTTGCCGCAAGCAGGCGAGCTGTTCGCCTTCATGAGCGCCGGGGCGTACGGCATGAGTATGTCGTCCACCTATAATTCCCGGCCGAGGCCCGCCGAGGTGCTCGTGGACGGCGCGGCGTGGCGCGTCGTGCGGGAGCGGGAGCGCGTCGAGGATCTCTGGCGCGGTGAGCGGGCCTGA
- a CDS encoding KpsF/GutQ family sugar-phosphate isomerase, translating into MARPSRSAAKKPRLRALPGRAAPAPEAPSDAEATLAYARSVLEAEARAILGVMERLGDDFLRAVQLVRDCRSQVVVTGMGKAGHIGQKLSATLASTGIRSVYLHPAEAVHGDLGRVGRGDVILALSNSGSTEELLRLLPSFKRMETPVIALTGDAKSPLGRGADVVLDIGAIAEACPMGMVPTASTAALHAVGDALAMTVLRSRPFGTEDYALLHPGGKLGRSVQRVFELMRTGPANPLVRDTSPLSAVVAVMTKTPGRPGAACVVDKAGKLVGIFTDGDLRRRVESGLTDFTVPVRELMGKNPRCVTPETLVLTATAQMRELRVDQLPVVDVEGRAVGLLDVQDLLAAKFV; encoded by the coding sequence ATGGCCCGCCCTTCCCGTTCCGCCGCCAAGAAGCCCCGTCTTCGCGCCCTCCCCGGCCGCGCCGCCCCGGCCCCCGAAGCGCCCTCCGACGCGGAGGCGACGCTCGCCTATGCGCGGAGCGTCCTGGAGGCGGAGGCCCGCGCCATCCTCGGGGTGATGGAGCGCCTGGGCGATGACTTCCTGCGCGCCGTGCAACTGGTGCGCGACTGCCGAAGCCAGGTGGTCGTCACCGGCATGGGCAAGGCGGGCCACATCGGGCAGAAGCTGTCCGCCACGCTGGCCTCCACCGGCATCCGCTCCGTGTACCTGCACCCCGCGGAGGCCGTGCACGGGGACCTGGGGCGCGTGGGGCGCGGCGACGTCATCCTCGCGCTGTCCAACAGCGGCTCCACGGAGGAGCTCCTCCGGCTGCTCCCGTCCTTCAAGCGGATGGAGACGCCCGTCATCGCCCTCACGGGTGACGCGAAGAGCCCGCTGGGGCGCGGCGCGGACGTGGTGTTGGACATCGGCGCCATCGCGGAGGCGTGCCCCATGGGGATGGTGCCCACGGCCTCCACGGCCGCGCTGCACGCGGTGGGTGACGCGCTGGCGATGACGGTGCTGCGCTCGCGACCCTTCGGGACGGAGGACTACGCGCTGCTGCACCCGGGCGGGAAGCTGGGGCGCTCCGTGCAGCGCGTCTTCGAGCTGATGCGCACGGGCCCCGCCAACCCGCTGGTGCGGGACACCTCGCCGCTGTCCGCGGTGGTGGCGGTGATGACGAAGACGCCGGGCCGGCCGGGCGCCGCCTGCGTGGTGGACAAGGCGGGGAAGCTGGTGGGCATCTTCACCGACGGCGATTTGCGCCGCCGCGTGGAGTCGGGCCTCACGGACTTCACGGTGCCGGTGCGCGAGCTGATGGGGAAGAACCCGCGCTGCGTGACGCCGGAGACGCTGGTGCTCACAGCGACCGCGCAGATGCGCGAGCTGCGGGTGGACCAGCTCCCCGTGGTGGACGTGGAGGGCCGCGCGGTGGGCCTGCTCGACGTGCAGGACCTGCTGGCCGCGAAGTTCGTCTGA